One window of the Streptomyces asoensis genome contains the following:
- a CDS encoding CBS domain-containing protein — protein sequence MTRIVGEVMTSEVVEARRETPFKDVARLLDRHRISGVPVVDDDDKVLGVISETDLIRHQAARPPHGRVRRGRESARGATPDATAAARATTAGELMSTPAISVHPEQRVADAARIMERRHVDRLPVVDEEDRLIGIATRRDLLRVFLRTDEEIGREVLEDVLTRAMCVPPHTVDVSVRDGMVTLRGRLEQRSGIPLAIQLTWRVDGVVGVVNNLTSRVDDTRPPERHTGGIAHPWPL from the coding sequence ATGACCCGCATCGTCGGCGAGGTGATGACCAGCGAGGTCGTCGAAGCGCGCCGGGAGACACCCTTCAAGGACGTGGCACGCCTGCTGGACCGGCACCGCATCAGCGGCGTGCCCGTGGTGGACGACGACGACAAGGTCCTCGGGGTCATCTCCGAAACCGACCTGATCCGCCATCAGGCGGCGCGGCCCCCTCACGGCCGCGTCCGGCGTGGCCGCGAGTCCGCGCGCGGCGCCACCCCTGACGCGACGGCCGCGGCCCGGGCCACGACCGCGGGCGAGCTGATGTCGACGCCCGCCATCTCCGTGCACCCCGAACAGCGCGTCGCGGACGCCGCACGCATCATGGAACGCCGCCACGTGGACCGGCTTCCCGTGGTGGACGAGGAGGACCGGCTGATCGGCATCGCCACCCGACGGGACCTGTTGCGCGTCTTCCTGCGCACGGACGAGGAGATCGGCCGGGAAGTGCTCGAGGACGTGCTGACGCGGGCCATGTGCGTGCCGCCCCACACGGTGGACGTCTCGGTCCGGGACGGCATGGTCACCTTGCGGGGTCGGCTGGAGCAGCGCAGCGGCATCCCCCTCGCCATCCAGCTGACGTGGCGGGTGGACGGAGTGGTGGGCGTCGTGAACAACCTCACGTCCCGCGTCGACGACACCCGTCCGCCCGAGCGGCACACGGGCGGGATCGCGCACCCCTGGCCGCTCTGA
- the adhE gene encoding bifunctional acetaldehyde-CoA/alcohol dehydrogenase has protein sequence MTRHDDRTATRATAEAPSDTVIAVDQLVTNGLKALADYEALDQEQVDHIVKKASVAALDQHTALARLAVEETGRGVFEDKAAKNMFACEHVTHSMAPMKTVGVIARDDIEDMVEVAEPVGVVCAVTPVTNPTSTTIFKALMALKTRNPVVFAFHPSAQRCSAQAARVVRDAALAAGAPEHCIQWIKAPSVEATGTLMRHPGVSLILATGGNAMVRAAYSAGKPALGVGAGNVPAYVHKSARLRRAVNDLVLSKSFDNGMICASEQAVILDDEIYDPALAEFRTLHAHLATAEEKAKLETFLFPAGTAGAGCEPKVNAAAVGRSPEWIAERAGFRVPADTSLILVETDRVGPEEPLTREKLCPVLAVLRARSERQGFDLAADMVAFHGQGHSAVIHTEDRALAEAYGKRMKTVRIIVNAPSSQGAIGGIYNGLLPSLTLGCGSWGSTSVSNNVSAAQLLNVKRVGTRRNNLQWFKVPPKIYFEPQAIRYLASMPDVHRVTVVTDATMTRLGFVDRVTRVLQRRHEPVTVQIIDNVEREPSIDSVQRGARLMRDFRPDTIIALGGGSPMDAAKVMWLLYEQPDIDFADMRQKFSDIRKRAFRFPVLGRLARLVCVPTTSGTGAEVTPFAVISDPATGKKYPLADYALTPSVAIVDPLLTTGLPPALAADSGFDALTHAIEAYVSVYANDFTDGLALHAIRLIFGHIEAAVNDRTDSPQAREKMHNAGTIAGMAFGNAFLGIVHAMSHTLGATFHIAHGRTNAVLLPLVIRYNGTVPTKLTGWPKYESYRAPERFQDIARTLGLPAGTPAEGVESLARAVERLRDAVGIEPSFQSLGIDERTFLDALPQQAMNAYEDQCAPANPRMPMLDDMQGIMRAAFHGPTGTPEQ, from the coding sequence ATGACCCGCCACGACGACCGCACCGCGACCAGGGCCACCGCCGAGGCGCCGTCGGACACCGTCATCGCCGTTGACCAGCTCGTCACCAACGGACTCAAGGCCTTGGCCGACTACGAGGCCCTGGACCAGGAGCAGGTCGACCACATCGTCAAGAAGGCGTCGGTCGCCGCTCTGGACCAGCACACCGCGCTGGCCCGCCTCGCGGTGGAGGAGACCGGACGGGGCGTCTTCGAGGACAAGGCGGCCAAGAACATGTTCGCCTGCGAGCACGTCACCCACAGCATGGCTCCCATGAAGACCGTGGGCGTCATCGCCCGCGACGACATCGAGGACATGGTCGAGGTGGCGGAACCGGTCGGCGTGGTGTGCGCGGTCACTCCCGTCACCAACCCGACCTCCACCACGATCTTCAAGGCGCTGATGGCGCTGAAGACCCGCAACCCCGTCGTGTTCGCCTTCCATCCCTCCGCCCAGCGCTGCAGCGCGCAGGCGGCCCGCGTCGTGCGCGACGCCGCCCTCGCCGCGGGAGCGCCCGAGCACTGCATCCAGTGGATCAAGGCTCCGTCCGTCGAGGCGACCGGCACTCTGATGCGCCACCCGGGCGTCTCGCTGATACTCGCCACGGGCGGCAACGCCATGGTCAGGGCGGCCTACTCGGCGGGCAAGCCCGCCCTGGGGGTCGGCGCCGGCAACGTCCCCGCGTACGTCCACAAGAGCGCCAGGCTGCGCCGCGCCGTCAACGACCTGGTGCTGTCCAAGTCCTTCGACAACGGCATGATCTGCGCCTCCGAGCAGGCCGTCATCCTGGACGACGAGATCTACGACCCGGCGCTCGCCGAGTTCCGCACGCTGCACGCCCACCTGGCGACCGCCGAGGAGAAGGCGAAGCTGGAGACCTTCTTGTTCCCTGCGGGCACCGCGGGTGCGGGCTGTGAGCCCAAGGTCAACGCCGCCGCCGTGGGCCGGAGTCCCGAGTGGATCGCGGAGCGCGCGGGTTTCCGGGTGCCCGCCGACACGTCGCTCATCCTGGTCGAGACGGACCGGGTCGGCCCGGAGGAGCCGCTGACCCGGGAGAAGCTCTGCCCGGTGCTCGCCGTCCTGCGCGCCCGTTCGGAACGGCAGGGCTTCGACCTGGCCGCGGACATGGTCGCCTTCCACGGCCAGGGCCACAGCGCCGTCATCCACACCGAGGACCGCGCGCTGGCGGAGGCGTACGGGAAGCGGATGAAGACCGTGCGGATCATCGTGAACGCGCCGTCCTCGCAGGGTGCGATCGGCGGCATCTACAACGGCCTGCTGCCGTCGCTGACGCTGGGCTGCGGCTCCTGGGGCAGCACGTCGGTGTCCAACAACGTGTCCGCCGCGCAACTGTTGAACGTCAAGCGGGTCGGCACCCGCCGCAACAACCTGCAGTGGTTCAAGGTGCCGCCGAAGATCTACTTCGAGCCGCAGGCGATCCGGTACCTGGCGTCCATGCCGGACGTGCACCGGGTCACGGTCGTCACCGACGCGACGATGACCCGCCTCGGCTTCGTCGACCGCGTCACGCGCGTGCTCCAGCGGCGCCACGAGCCGGTGACCGTCCAGATCATCGACAACGTCGAACGCGAGCCGAGCATCGACTCCGTGCAGCGCGGCGCCCGGCTGATGCGTGACTTCCGGCCGGACACGATCATCGCGCTGGGCGGCGGCTCGCCGATGGACGCGGCCAAGGTGATGTGGTTGCTGTACGAGCAGCCGGACATCGATTTCGCGGACATGCGGCAGAAGTTCTCCGACATCCGCAAGCGGGCCTTCCGCTTCCCCGTCCTCGGTCGTCTGGCCCGTCTCGTGTGCGTGCCCACCACTTCCGGCACCGGCGCCGAGGTCACCCCCTTCGCCGTCATCTCCGACCCGGCGACCGGCAAGAAGTACCCGCTCGCCGATTACGCGCTCACGCCGAGCGTGGCCATAGTCGACCCCCTGCTCACCACCGGGCTGCCCCCGGCGCTGGCGGCGGACAGCGGCTTCGACGCCCTCACCCACGCCATCGAGGCGTATGTGTCCGTCTACGCCAACGACTTCACCGACGGCCTCGCCCTGCACGCGATTCGGCTGATCTTCGGCCACATCGAGGCCGCCGTGAACGACCGGACGGACAGCCCGCAGGCGCGCGAGAAGATGCACAACGCCGGCACCATCGCGGGCATGGCCTTCGGAAACGCCTTCCTCGGCATCGTCCACGCCATGTCCCACACCCTCGGCGCCACGTTCCACATCGCGCACGGCAGGACCAACGCCGTCCTGCTCCCCCTCGTCATCCGCTACAACGGCACCGTTCCGACCAAGCTCACGGGCTGGCCCAAGTACGAGAGCTACCGCGCTCCCGAACGCTTCCAGGACATCGCCCGCACCCTGGGCCTGCCGGCCGGCACCCCGGCCGAGGGCGTCGAATCCCTTGCCCGCGCCGTGGAGCGTCTGCGCGACGCCGTGGGCATCGAACCGTCGTTCCAGTCCCTCGGCATCGACGAGAGGACCTTCCTCGACGCATTGCCCCAACAGGCCATGAACGCCTACGAAGACCAGTGCGCTCCCGCCAACCCGCGGATGCCCATGCTCGACGACATGCAGGGGATCATGCGAGCCGCCTTCCACGGGCCGACAGGCACACCCGAACAGTAG
- a CDS encoding response regulator: protein MADGKRPGPDDPIQVFLLDDHEVVRRGVRDLLNDEPDIDVVGEAGTVEQALVRVPALRPQVAVLDVRLPDGDGVTVCRELRSRMPELACLMLTSFDDEEALLDSIMAGASGYVLKQIQGSDLVSAVRTVAAGQSLLDPSATARLMARLRQGPEPEPEPDAIPGLTDREREILALIGEGLTNRQIGQRLYLAEKTVKNHISRLLAKLGVERRIQAAVIATQAQDRLRQQGR, encoded by the coding sequence ATGGCGGACGGCAAGCGGCCCGGACCCGACGATCCGATCCAGGTCTTCCTGCTGGACGACCACGAGGTGGTACGCCGCGGGGTGCGCGACCTGCTGAACGACGAGCCGGACATTGACGTGGTCGGTGAGGCGGGCACCGTGGAACAGGCACTGGTGCGTGTCCCCGCGCTGCGCCCGCAGGTGGCGGTGCTCGACGTCCGCCTGCCGGACGGCGACGGTGTGACCGTCTGCCGGGAGCTGCGGTCGCGCATGCCGGAGCTGGCCTGTCTGATGCTGACCTCGTTCGACGACGAGGAGGCACTGCTCGACTCCATCATGGCCGGCGCCTCCGGATACGTCCTGAAGCAGATCCAGGGATCGGACCTGGTTTCGGCGGTCCGTACCGTGGCCGCCGGCCAGTCCCTGCTCGACCCCAGCGCCACCGCCAGGCTGATGGCCCGCCTGCGCCAGGGCCCGGAGCCGGAGCCGGAGCCCGACGCCATCCCGGGCCTGACGGACCGGGAGCGGGAGATCCTGGCCCTCATCGGTGAGGGACTGACCAACCGGCAGATCGGTCAGCGGCTCTACCTCGCGGAGAAGACGGTCAAGAACCACATCTCACGGCTGCTGGCCAAACTCGGCGTGGAGCGCCGCATCCAGGCGGCCGTCATCGCCACCCAGGCCCAGGACCGGCTCAGGCAGCAAGGCCGCTGA
- the gap gene encoding type I glyceraldehyde-3-phosphate dehydrogenase: MSVRVGINGFGRIGRNYLRCVLERAETSAGTSVEVVAVNDLTSPAALAHLLEFDSTYGRLHRVVEHDDTSLTVDGHRIAVTAERDPAALAWGDAGVDVVIESTGRFRTREQAGLHLKAGARKVLLSVPGKDVDATVVIGVNEGTYDPERHHVVSNASCTTNCVAPMVKVIDEHFGLVKGLMTTIHGYTNDQVVLDGPHKDLRRGRSAAVNIIPTSTGAARAVGLVLPELAGTLDGIAVRVPVEDGSLTDLSVVLERPVTADEVNATFREAADGPLKGILRVSDAPIVSRDVVGDPASCVLDAPLTQAHGDLVKIFGWYDNEWGYTNRLLDLTEYVAARLSQS, translated from the coding sequence ATGAGCGTGCGCGTCGGCATCAACGGCTTCGGCCGCATCGGACGCAACTACCTGCGCTGCGTGCTGGAGCGCGCGGAGACCTCGGCCGGCACATCGGTCGAGGTCGTCGCGGTCAACGACCTCACCTCGCCGGCGGCGCTGGCCCATCTGCTGGAGTTCGACTCTACGTACGGCCGGCTGCACCGCGTGGTCGAGCACGACGACACCTCGCTCACGGTCGACGGGCACCGGATCGCCGTGACCGCCGAGCGCGACCCGGCAGCTCTGGCCTGGGGTGACGCCGGAGTCGATGTCGTCATCGAGTCCACCGGCCGGTTCCGTACCCGCGAGCAGGCGGGACTGCATCTGAAGGCCGGCGCCCGCAAGGTACTGCTGTCGGTGCCGGGCAAGGACGTCGACGCCACCGTGGTGATCGGCGTCAACGAAGGCACGTACGACCCGGAGCGCCACCACGTGGTCTCCAACGCCTCCTGCACCACCAACTGCGTGGCGCCCATGGTGAAGGTCATCGACGAGCACTTCGGCCTGGTCAAGGGCCTGATGACCACCATCCACGGCTACACCAACGACCAGGTGGTCCTGGACGGCCCGCACAAGGACCTGCGCCGTGGCCGCAGCGCCGCCGTCAACATCATTCCCACCAGCACCGGGGCCGCGCGTGCCGTCGGTCTGGTGCTGCCGGAGCTGGCCGGGACCCTGGACGGCATCGCCGTGCGGGTGCCGGTCGAGGACGGCTCGCTGACCGACCTGAGTGTGGTCCTGGAGCGGCCCGTGACCGCGGACGAGGTCAATGCCACCTTCCGTGAGGCCGCCGACGGACCGCTCAAGGGCATCCTGCGGGTGTCCGACGCCCCGATCGTCTCCCGGGACGTCGTGGGCGATCCCGCCTCGTGCGTCCTGGACGCCCCGCTGACCCAGGCACACGGTGACCTGGTCAAGATCTTCGGCTGGTACGACAACGAGTGGGGTTACACCAACCGGCTGCTGGACCTCACGGAGTACGTCGCGGCCCGGCTTTCGCAGAGCTGA